One Mercenaria mercenaria strain notata chromosome 12, MADL_Memer_1, whole genome shotgun sequence DNA segment encodes these proteins:
- the LOC123531671 gene encoding uncharacterized protein LOC123531671, producing the protein MYIIVNTIWYIDGSQDKINAKSDADHKIPTRFAKYTGYNDFKKKRKATPQLSSHELKQHADLVFRLSSSTYALSWAAFKEDLNGLSVCLHQYASYLDQNNTKQKFRQSLLHPARQVGDHAVVQPYPKCLGPVKLCYSMLDQVLSESEEYAPVLFDEYLHTHETFTSMSRIRYIEGLSLTHPVDVLSYDPGAGLGKVVFLWCVPENRSPVEMMSSAARIHKTLETKLPQYHTRQMRKEFVKTYTGMTDIPPHVMRAIYSDLTLDATACQNPAIEARLRHAVLTDDPDVAIDLRSLNPGRPNDTFNVFFDQLEKEVSFLTATDERRHGNVEHFSKYISVRDLIDQTSKKCPEETNIPSESTVLFAFVPKNAYVNTAKLFKGRINLQHKVQTRQLRQNHCDEHYCAAIFAYVKRYAVKFRDQSTLVCMDDKSKVDFGEPGMAVQTGVHGKKSLVPVSSVLGALDHDVSTKGSLTPSVCIEVDIPEKPEDSFYRGQVYVTLKDSVFLPSSPFRHAIELKELLMKDTRLQAKPYLLLYTDGGPDHRTTYAAVKLSLIVLFKLLDLDILIAARTAPGHSWANPAERIMSLLNLAYQNVALYRSEMSSNYEQMLKACGSMKEIRKKAEKEAGLEVAWLESVEQIVTLLNERTERVQLKGKSFKTGTPASKQDVAEFESKVKELVAPGITLGKYTQNDMKKVHGYKEFMEQHCREGHYVFQDLQITLKIIGDRVKKCDSQTCCTPVRNSSREIPPFLPDPEIDPENQDHYKSFEDVLGTSTSERDRPSWQTESVAKVAEQQQGCPNRALVAQNVRSTVNCYECRKPRCIYAKKALTVREERGLKRMLERYHYTCGSSITPDGDSLQGIVFVRLQLCCSSPVELPYYSAASQVVGRKDICCYCTEDGVKDEESLKTYRVLLPLCESCKNLGKKIIKRLPKKN; encoded by the exons ATGTATATCATAGTGAACACCATATGGTACATCGATGGAAGCCAGGACAAAATAAACGCGAAGTCAGATGCTGACCACAAAATCCCAACCAG GTTTGCTAAATACACCGGATACAATGATTTCAAAAAGAAACGTAAAGCAACTCCACAGTTGTCATCTCACGAGCTTAAACAACATGCTGATCTTGTATTTCGGTTATCCTCGTCAACGTACGCCCTATCCTGGGCAGCTTTTAAAGAAGACCTGAATGGGTTATCTGTGTGCTTACATCAGTACGCATCCTATCTAGATCAgaataacacaaaacaaaaattcagaCAGTCTTTACTTCATCCGGCAAGACAAGTTGGAGATCATGCCGTTGTTCAACCATATCCAAAGTGTCTTGGTCCTGTAAAACTATGTTATAGTATGTTAGATCAAGTTCTGTCAGAATCTGAAGAGTATGCACCAGTGCTATTTGATGAATATCTCCATACACATGAAACTTTTACTAGTATGAGTCGAATAAGATACATTGAAGGGCTGTCCCTCACCCATCCTGTGGACGTCCTGTCTTATGATCCTGGGGCAGGTCTAGGAAAGGTTGTGTTTTTATGGTGCGTTCCAGAAAACAGGTCACCTGTTGAAATGATGTCTTCGGCTGCACGTATACATAAGACTTTGGAGACCAAGTTACCACAATACCATACAAGGCAAATGCGAAAAGAATTTGTGAAAACTTACACAGGTATGACTGATATACCACCACATGTCATGAGGGCCATATATTCCGATTTAACATTAGATGCCACTGCATGTCAGAATCCAGCTATTGAGGCTCGGCTGCGACATGCTGTACTGACTGATGACCCAGATGTAGCCATTGATCTTCGTTCATTAAACCCTGGCAGACCAAATGATACTTTCAATGTGTTTTTTGATCAGCTGGAAAAAGAAGTGTCATTCTTAACTGCCACAGATGAACGCCGTCATGGTAATGTTGAACATTTCAGTAAATACATCTCAGTTAGGGATTTAATAGACCAAACTTCCAAAAAATGCCCCGAGGAAACCAACATTCCAAGTGAAAGTACGGTTCTATTTGCATTCGTGCCCAAAAATGCTTATGTTAACACTGCTAAACTTTTCAAGGGGCGAATAAACTTACAACACAAGGTGCAAACCAGGCAACTTAGGCAAAACCATTGTGATGAGCATTACTGTGCTGCAATTTTTGCATATGTTAAGAGATATGCTGTGAAATTCAGAGACCAGTCAACTCTTGTTTGCATGGATGACAAATCCAAAGTGGACTTTGGAGAGCCAGGGATGGCTGTTCAAACAGGGGTGCATGGGAAGAAGTCATTGGTCCCTGTGTCTTCTGTTTTAGGTGCCTTAGACCATGATGTTTCTACCAAGGGCTCATTGACACCGTCTGTGTGCATAGAAGTTGATATCCCTGAAAAGCCAGAAGATAGTTTCTACAGGGGACAAGTGTATGTGACATTGAAGGACTCTGTCTTCCTACCATCAAGTCCGTTCCGACATGCCATTGAATTAAAGGAACTGCTGATGAAAGATACCAGACTACAGGCAAAGCCGTACCTGCTTTTGTATACAGATGGTGGTCCGGACCATCGGACTACATATGCAGCTGTAAAACTGTCATTGATTGTACTGTTTAAACTCTTGGACCTTGATATACTCATAGCAGCAAGAACAGCACCTGGGCACTCGTGGGCGAATCCAGCTGAACGAATAATGAGCTTGCTAAACTTAGCTTATCAAAATGTGGCATTATATCGCTCAGAAATGAGCAGTAACTATGAACAAATGCTAAAAGCATGTGGGTCTATGAAGGAAATTAGAAAAAAGGCAGAAAAAGAAGCAGGTCTAGAAGTGGCATGGTTAGAGTCTGTTGAACAGATTGTGACTTTACTAAACGAACGAACTGAACGTGTGCAGTTGAAAGGCAAATCCTTCAAGACTGGTACTCCTGCATCAAAACAAGACGTTGCTGAGTTTGAGTCCAAGGTTAAAGAGCTAGTTGCGCCAGGAATTACATTGGGGAAGTACACACAGAATGACATGAAAAAGGTTCATGGCTACAAGGAGTTCATGGAACAACATTGTCGAGAGGGCCACTATGTTTTCCAG GATcttcaaat CACTTTAAAGATTATTGGTGACAGG GTGAAGAAATGTGATTCACAGACATGCTGCACACCAGTACGTAATTCTTCCAGAGAAATTCCACCATTTCTCCCTGACCCAGAAATTGACCCAGAAAATCAAGACCATTATAAATCATTTGAGGATGTGCTGGGCACCAGTACCTCTGAGCGTGACAGGCCATCTTGGCAAACTGAATCAGTTGCTAAAGTTGCTGAACAACAGCAG GGTTGTCCAAATCGAGCACTAGTTGCCCAAAATGTTAGAAGTACTGTCAATTGCTACGAGTGCAGAAAACCACGATGCATATATGCTAAAAAGGCCCTGACAGTTCGGGAAGAAAGAGGTTTGAAGCGGATGCTGGAGAGGTACCACTACACATGTGGATCATCCATAACTCCTGATG GGGACAGTCTACAAGGTATCGTGTTTGTACGTCTACAGTTGTGCTGTAGCAGTCCAGTAGAGCTGCCCTACTATTCTGCTGCATCTCAAGTTGTTGGTCGGAAGGACATCTGTTGTTATTGCACTGAAGACGGCGTGAAAGATGAGGAATCCCTAAAGACATATAGAGTGTTGTTACCATTATGTGAAAGCTGCAAAAACTTgggaaagaaaataataaaaagattaccaaaaaaaaactga